The Globicephala melas chromosome X, mGloMel1.2, whole genome shotgun sequence genome window below encodes:
- the LOC132594478 gene encoding translation initiation factor IF-2, whose protein sequence is MACTAEGRSANGRSCRHTPAANLPVRLVRESEAPGTTSSPAEMTRGLLPPKISLRSPRVRGARTTSPPPARCRAVPPPGPTAAAPGAGPPRDGGGRGARARRRRPWRRPGFQPRVGRSASQPVSQSVRCRRRECGSEGPLSGRGGGGTGCPPVERRMLRQLRRKIGKLRMLIPSGKNHLFPLTKNCIQKEREACQI, encoded by the exons ATGGCTTGTACTGCCGAGGGTCGCAGCGCTAATGGAAGGAGCTGCCGCCACACGCCCGCAGCCAACTTGCCCGTTCGCCTCGTGCGCGAGAGTGAAGCCCCCGGCACGACCAGCAGCCCGGCGGAAATGACGAGGGGCCTCCTGCCACCCAAAATATCTCTCCGCAGCCCTCGGGTGCGGGGCGCGCGCACCACGAGCCCCCCGCCCGCTCGCTGCCGCGCGGTCCCGCCCCCGGGGCCGACGGCAGCCGCGCCAGGcgc CGGGCCGCCCCGGGACGGAGGCGGGCGAGGAGCGCgtgcgcggcggcggcggccgtggCGGCGGCCCGGGTTCCAACCTCGGGTCGGTCGGTCAGCCAGTCagccagtcagtcagtcagtcaggtGCCGGCGGCGGGAGTGCGGCTCCGAAGGGCCTCTGAGCGGACGTGGCGGCGGCGGGACGGGCTGCCCACCAGTTGAGCGCCGAATGCTGAGGCAGCTGAGGAG GAAGATTGGAAAATTAAGGATGCTCATACCAAGtggaaaaaatcatttattcCCACTGACCAAGAACTGtatccagaaagagagagaggcat